From Lemur catta isolate mLemCat1 chromosome 19, mLemCat1.pri, whole genome shotgun sequence, a single genomic window includes:
- the LOC123624868 gene encoding UDP-glucuronosyltransferase 2B4-like: protein MAMKLASVLLLIQLSGYFSSGTCGKVLVWPTEYSHWMNMKTILDELVQRGHEVTVLTHSVSILVDPKKAASIKFEVFPTTLTKSDFEDVIIQLVHKWIYDIPKTTFWSHFSQVQEIMWEFSEILKELCENVVLNKKIMTRLQESKFDVVLADVISPCGELLAEILKTPLVYSVRFSPGYAYEKHAGGLLFPPSYVPVVMSELSDQMTFMERVKNMIYMLYFDFWFQTINLKKWDQFYSEVLGRPTTFYETMNKADMWLIRNYWDFDFPRPFLPNFHFIGGHHCKPAKPLPKEMEDFVQSSGENGVVVFSLGSIVGNMTEERANVIASALAQIPQKVLWRFDGNKPETLGPNTQLFKWLPQNDLLGHPKTKAFITHGGANGIFEAIYHGVPMVGIPLFADQPDNIAHMKAKGAAVRLDFETMSSTDLLSALKTVINDPMYKENAMKLSRIHHDQPMKPLDRAVFWIEFVMRHKGAKHLRVAAHDLTWFQYHSLDVIGFLLACVATAIFIFTKCCLFFWLMFVTAGKKEKRE from the exons ATGGCCATGAAATTGGCTTCAGTTCTCCTGCTCATACAACTGAGTGGTTACTTTAGCTCTGGGACTTGTGGGAAGGTGCTGGTGTGGCCCACAGAATACAGCCACTGGATGAATATGAAGACAATCCTGGATGAACTTGTCCAGAGAGGACATGAGGTGACTGTATTGACACATTCTGTTTCCATTCTTGTTGATCCGAAAAAAGCAGCCAGTATTAAATTTGAAGTTTTTCCTACAACTTTAACTAAAAGTGATTTTGAAGATGTTATCATCCAACTGGTCCATAAATGGATATATGATATTCCAAAAACTACATTTTGGTCACATTTTTCACAAGTACAAGAAATCATGTGGgaattttctgaaattctgaAAGAGCTCTgtgaaaatgttgttttaaacaagaaaattatgaCAAGGCTACAGGAGTCAAAGTTTGATGTGGTTCTTGCAGATGTCATTAGTCCCTGTGGTGAGCTCCTGGCTGAGATACTTAAAACACCCCTTGTGTACAGTGTCCGCTTCTCTCCTGGCTACGCATATGAGAAGCATGCTGGAGGACTTCTATTCCCTCCTTCCTACGTACCTGTAGTTATGTCAGAATTAAGTGATCAAATGACATTCATGGAGAGGGTAAAAAATATGATATACatgctttattttgatttttggttcCAAACAATTAATTTGAAGAAGTGGGATCAGTTCTACAGTGAAGTACTAG GCAGACCCACTACGTTCTATGAGACAATGAATAAAGCTGACATGTGGCTTATTCGAAACTATTGGGATTTTGATTTTCCTCGCCCTTTCTTaccaaattttcatttcattggaGGACACCATTGCAAACCTGCCAAACCCCTGCCTAAG GAGATGGAAGACTTTGTCCAGAGCTCTGGAGAAAATGGTGTTGTGGTGTTTTCTCTGGGGTCGATTGTTGGTAACATGACAGAAGAAAGGGCCAATGTGATTGCTTCAGCCCTTGCCCAGATCCCACAAAAG GTTCTATGGAGATTTGATGGCAACAAACCAGAAACCTTAGGACCCAATACTCAGCTGTTCAAGTGGTTGCCTCAGAATGACCTTCTTG GTCATCCAAAAACCAAGGCTTTTATAACTCATGGTGGAGCCAATGGCATCTTTGAGGCCATCTACCACGGGGTCCCCATGGTGGGCATTCCTTTGTTTGCGGATCAACCAGACAACATTGCTCACATGAAGGCCAAGGGAGCTGCTGTTAGATTGGACTTTGAGACAATGTCAAGTACAGATTTGCTCAGTGCTTTGAAGACAGTCATTAATGACCCTAT gtataAAGAGAATGCTATGAAATTATCAAGAATTCATCACGATCAGCCCATGAAACCTCTAGATCGAGCAGTCTTCTGGATCGAGTTTGTCATGCGCCACAAGGGAGCCAAACACCTTCGGGTTGCAGCCCACGACCTCACGTGGTTCCAGTACCACTCTTTGGATGTGATTGGGTTCCTGCTGGCCTGTGTGGCAACTGCTATATTCATCTTCACAAAGTGTTGTCTGTTTTTTTGGCTGATGTTTGTTAcagcaggaaagaaggaaaaaagggagtaA